Proteins from a genomic interval of Coccinella septempunctata chromosome 2, icCocSept1.1, whole genome shotgun sequence:
- the LOC123307276 gene encoding dysbindin protein homolog: MLSNIKSKFLNVSKNVIFPTNDQNEENPVNFEAGSEILDYFRNEWSILHNASENNAKKANEVAKEIESVYTKIKKTENDMEYIVETLTTSNLTNNINGAHQKINDLLDLCEKVEKGLIEFEKTIDEIEFQNMKKRHTYHLKKYEERKEENFKLLQSKLEQERKEELEKAERDKAKIMEERQKVFQEAFQNDLEIFKALGQIPKLELNKQPSALLEEIEIDYDTEELDQFFEDSHVK, encoded by the exons atgttaTCAAAcataaaatctaaatttttaAATGTAAGTAAAAACGTAATTTTCCCAACAAATgatcaaaatgaagaaaatccaGTCAATTTCGAAGCAGGCAGCGAGATATTAGattattttcgaaatgaatGGTCGATATTACATAACGCTAGTGAGAACAATGCCAAAAAGGCCAATGAAGTGGCCAAAGAAATAGAAAGTGTATATACTAAAATCAAAAAGACAGAAAATGATATGGAATATATAGTTGAAACGTTAACCACCTCTAATTTAACCAATAATATCAATGGAGCTCATCAGAAGATCAATGATTTATTGGATTTATGTGAAAAAGTGGAGAAGGGTTTAATAGAATTCGAAAAGACCATTGATGAGATTGAATTTCAGAACATGAAAAAACGGCATACttaccatttaaaaaaatatgaagagagGAAAGAAG aaaattttaaattattgcaATCAAAATTAGAACAAGAGAGAAAGGAAGAACTTGAAAAGGCAGAAAGAGATAAGGCTAAAATAATGGAGGAAAGACAAAAAGTGTTCCAAGAAGCTTTCCAAAATGATCTTGAAATATTCAAGGCTTTAGGGCAAATTCCAA AATTAGAGTTGAACAAGCAACCTAGTGCCTTACTTGAAGAAATCGAAATAGATTATGACACAGAAGAATTAGACCAATTTTTTGAAGACAGCCATGTCAAATGA